A single region of the Leclercia sp. AS011 genome encodes:
- the rlmD gene encoding 23S rRNA (uracil(1939)-C(5))-methyltransferase RlmD has product MAQFYSAKRRVTTRQIITVDVTDLDPFGQGVARHDGKALFIPGLLPDERAEIVLTEEKRQYARGQVKRRLNDSPQRETPRCPHFGVCGGCQQQHASVALQERSKSNALARLLKHEVNEVIADKPWGYRRRARLSLNYQPKTARLEMGFRKANSSDIVDVKQCPILVPRLEALLPEVRKCLADLQGVRHLGHVELVLANSGPLMVLRHTAPLSAKDREKLERFSHSHELDLYLAPQSEILEQLSGETPWYDSDGLRLTFSPRDFIQVNDGVNQQMVATALDWLDIQPEDRVLDLFCGMGNFTLPLAKRAHSVVGVEGVAALVEKGRDNAIHNGLQNVTFFHENLEEDVTQQPWAAHGFDKILLDPARAGAPGVMQHIIKLAPKRVVYVSCNPATLARDSEALLAAGYQIQRLAMLDMFPHTGHLESMALFEHN; this is encoded by the coding sequence ATGGCGCAATTCTACTCTGCAAAGCGGCGCGTGACGACGCGTCAGATCATAACTGTTGATGTGACAGACCTCGACCCCTTCGGTCAGGGGGTGGCGCGCCATGATGGTAAAGCCCTGTTTATTCCCGGCCTGCTGCCCGACGAGCGGGCGGAGATCGTCCTGACGGAAGAGAAACGTCAGTACGCCCGCGGGCAGGTAAAACGCCGTCTTAACGACAGCCCGCAGCGCGAGACGCCGCGCTGCCCACACTTTGGCGTCTGCGGCGGCTGCCAACAGCAGCATGCCAGCGTCGCGTTACAGGAGCGTAGCAAAAGCAATGCCCTGGCGCGCCTGCTGAAGCATGAGGTCAACGAGGTGATCGCCGATAAGCCCTGGGGCTACCGTCGCCGGGCGCGCCTGAGCCTCAACTATCAGCCGAAAACCGCGCGTCTGGAGATGGGCTTTCGCAAGGCCAACTCCAGCGACATCGTCGATGTGAAACAGTGCCCCATTCTGGTGCCCCGTCTTGAGGCATTGCTGCCAGAAGTGCGCAAATGCCTCGCTGACCTGCAGGGCGTTCGCCACCTGGGCCACGTCGAACTGGTGCTGGCAAACAGCGGTCCGCTGATGGTGCTGCGCCATACTGCACCGCTTTCGGCCAAAGATCGCGAAAAACTGGAACGCTTTTCGCATTCCCATGAGCTTGACCTTTATCTCGCCCCGCAAAGCGAGATACTTGAGCAACTGAGCGGTGAAACGCCCTGGTATGATTCAGACGGGCTACGCTTAACGTTCAGCCCGCGCGATTTCATTCAGGTCAATGATGGCGTTAACCAGCAGATGGTCGCGACCGCGCTGGACTGGCTGGATATTCAGCCTGAGGATCGGGTTCTCGATCTGTTCTGCGGGATGGGCAACTTTACCCTGCCGCTGGCAAAACGGGCGCACAGCGTGGTGGGTGTTGAAGGCGTGGCGGCGCTGGTGGAGAAAGGGCGCGACAACGCGATTCACAACGGGCTGCAAAACGTGACATTTTTTCACGAGAATCTGGAAGAGGATGTCACCCAACAGCCCTGGGCGGCCCACGGCTTTGACAAAATTCTGCTGGATCCCGCCCGTGCCGGTGCGCCAGGCGTGATGCAGCATATTATTAAACTCGCCCCTAAACGCGTGGTCTATGTTTCCTGTAACCCGGCGACGCTTGCCCGGGACAGCGAGGCACTATTAGCGGCGGGTTACCAGATTCAGCGTCTGGCAATGCTTGATATGTTCCCGCACACTGGACATCTGGAATCAATGGCGTTGTTTGAACACAACTGA
- the relA gene encoding GTP diphosphokinase has translation MVAVRSAHLNKAGEFDPQKWIASLGIASQQSCERLTETWAYCLRTTKGHPDAELLLWRGVEMVEILSMLSMDIDTLLAAMLFPLADAEVVSEEVLRESVGASIVSLIHGVRDMAAIRQLKATHTDSVSSEQVDNVRRMLLAMVDDFRCVVIKLAERVAHLREVKDAPEDERVLAAKECTNIYAPLANRLGIGQLKWELEDYCFRYLHPAEYKRIAKLLHERRIDREHYIEEFVSGLRQSMKEEGVKAEVYGRPKHIYSIWRKMQKKHLAFDELFDVRAVRIVAERLQDCYAALGIVHTHFRHMPDEFDDYVANPKPNGYQSIHTVVLGPGGKPVEIQIRTKQMHEESELGVAAHWKYKEGTLGGARSGHEDRIAWLRKLIAWQEEMADSGEMLDEVRSQVFDDRVYVFTPKGDVVDLPAGSTPLDFAYHIHSDVGHRCIGAKIGGRIVPFTYQLQMGDQIEIITQKQPNPSRDWLNPNLGYVTTSRGRSKIHAWFRKQDRDKNILAGRQILDDELEHLGIHLKEAEKQLLPRYNFNELDELLAAIGGGDIRLNQMVNFLQAQFNKPSAAEQDAAALKQLQQKSYAPQHRSKEKDNGRVVVEGVGNLMHHIARCCQPIPGDEIVGFITQGRGISIHRADCDQLDDLQSHAPERIVDAVWGESYSAGYSLVVRVSANDRSGLLRDITTILANEKVNVLGVASRSDTRQQLATIDMTIEIYNLQVLGRVLGKLNQVPDVIDARRLHGG, from the coding sequence ATGGTTGCGGTAAGAAGTGCACATCTCAATAAAGCTGGTGAGTTTGACCCACAAAAATGGATCGCAAGTCTGGGGATTGCCAGCCAGCAGTCGTGTGAACGCTTAACCGAAACCTGGGCTTATTGTCTGCGCACCACCAAGGGGCACCCCGACGCCGAGCTGCTGCTGTGGCGCGGCGTGGAGATGGTAGAGATCCTCTCCATGCTGAGCATGGACATCGATACGCTGCTCGCCGCGATGCTGTTCCCGCTGGCTGACGCCGAGGTGGTCTCTGAAGAGGTGCTGCGCGAAAGCGTCGGAGCATCAATCGTCTCGCTGATCCACGGCGTGCGCGACATGGCGGCCATCCGCCAACTGAAAGCGACCCACACCGACTCCGTCTCTTCTGAACAGGTGGATAACGTCCGGCGTATGCTGCTGGCGATGGTGGATGATTTCCGCTGCGTGGTGATTAAGCTTGCCGAACGCGTTGCCCATCTGCGGGAAGTGAAGGACGCGCCGGAAGACGAGCGCGTGCTGGCGGCGAAAGAGTGCACCAATATCTATGCTCCGCTGGCCAACCGTCTGGGCATCGGGCAGCTGAAATGGGAGCTGGAGGATTACTGCTTCCGCTACCTGCACCCGGCGGAATACAAACGCATTGCTAAACTGCTGCACGAACGTCGTATCGATCGAGAACACTATATCGAAGAGTTTGTCAGCGGCTTACGTCAGTCCATGAAAGAAGAGGGCGTAAAGGCCGAAGTTTATGGCCGGCCGAAGCACATCTACAGCATCTGGCGCAAAATGCAGAAAAAGCATCTTGCCTTCGATGAGCTGTTCGACGTACGCGCCGTGCGCATCGTTGCCGAGCGTTTGCAGGACTGCTACGCCGCCCTGGGGATTGTTCATACCCACTTCCGCCATATGCCGGATGAGTTTGACGACTACGTCGCCAACCCGAAACCGAACGGCTACCAGTCGATCCATACCGTGGTGCTGGGGCCGGGCGGTAAACCGGTGGAGATCCAGATCCGCACCAAACAGATGCACGAAGAGTCCGAGCTCGGCGTTGCCGCCCACTGGAAGTATAAAGAGGGCACCTTAGGCGGGGCGCGCTCCGGTCACGAAGACCGCATCGCCTGGCTGCGTAAGCTGATTGCGTGGCAGGAAGAGATGGCCGACTCCGGCGAGATGCTCGACGAAGTGCGCAGCCAGGTCTTTGACGATCGGGTCTACGTCTTTACGCCAAAAGGCGACGTGGTTGACCTGCCGGCAGGCTCAACGCCGCTCGACTTCGCCTACCACATCCACAGCGACGTGGGGCACCGCTGCATCGGCGCTAAAATCGGCGGACGTATCGTGCCCTTCACCTATCAGCTGCAGATGGGCGACCAGATTGAAATCATCACCCAGAAGCAGCCAAACCCGAGCCGCGACTGGCTTAACCCGAACCTGGGTTATGTCACCACCAGCCGCGGGCGCTCTAAAATTCACGCCTGGTTCCGCAAGCAGGATCGTGACAAGAACATCCTTGCCGGGCGTCAGATCCTCGACGACGAGCTGGAGCATCTGGGCATCCACCTGAAAGAGGCGGAAAAACAGCTGCTGCCGCGCTACAACTTCAACGAGCTGGATGAGCTGCTGGCTGCGATTGGCGGCGGGGATATTCGCCTCAACCAGATGGTCAATTTCCTGCAGGCGCAGTTCAACAAACCGAGCGCGGCAGAGCAGGATGCGGCGGCGCTGAAGCAGCTGCAGCAGAAGAGCTACGCACCGCAGCACCGCAGTAAAGAGAAAGACAACGGCAGGGTGGTGGTGGAAGGCGTCGGCAATCTGATGCACCACATTGCCCGCTGCTGCCAGCCTATTCCCGGGGACGAGATCGTCGGCTTTATCACCCAGGGGCGCGGGATCTCTATCCACCGCGCGGACTGCGATCAGCTGGACGATTTACAGTCCCACGCGCCGGAACGCATCGTCGATGCGGTGTGGGGCGAGAGCTACTCCGCCGGCTATTCGCTGGTGGTGCGGGTCTCGGCCAACGATCGCAGCGGCCTGCTGCGCGACATCACCACCATTCTGGCGAACGAGAAGGTGAACGTGCTGGGCGTTGCCAGCCGCAGCGATACCCGTCAGCAGCTCGCCACCATCGATATGACCATCGAAATCTATAACCTGCAGGTGCTGGGCCGGGTGCTCGGCAAGCTGAACCAGGTTCCGGATGTCATCGACGCTCGCCGTCTGCACGGCGGTTAA